A stretch of DNA from bacterium:
ATTAACCTCTGATGTTTTTCTCCTATGCAAGATGTAGAGAATAAATATGCTTAGATTATAACAAAAACTAAGTCTTGCTAAAGGACTACGGGATGAGTCAGCAAGGAATTTATCTAAAACATCTTTTTTGAGCAGATAGGCACAAAACCACGCTTTTAGCCACAAACTCTCTATGTTTATCCCACCTTCAGGAGAATATTTATCACTTAGCTTTTTATTGTCTTCACTAATAGAGGACAGAAGTTCCCACAGAAATTCTCTTGTTGACTCAACAATCTTGATACATAGATTTTCTACCTTTTTTACTTTTTTACTCGTTACAGAAAATCTCTTTATTACCTCACATTGGGAAGCAATAAGTGTCCACACAGTCTGAAAGCATAAAAGCCTGGGATTGCTCCATAATTCCTCTGACTGATTTTTATCTTGAGGATACAACTTTTTTCCTTTTTTAAACAATTCTTTTGCTTTTTTTAAGTATCGTTTAGCATCATCTGAATTTGGAGACTCTCTTCCAAGAATAGCCAGTGCTCTGCTTAAGGAAAGGATTGTCACAAGGAATTCCTCAAATATCATTTCCTTAATCCCTTCATCCTTTTTTCGGAAACAATTAAATAATTCTAAAGGAGGAGAATCTAACTTAGATAGTAGCCTCTCATTTATCTCTTTAAACGATACATCAGGTTGCTCTTCAGGTTGTCTTGCAGGAAGAATCCAAATATTTATCGTGGTTTCTATATAATCGCTTAAAATATCATCCGCTTGCTTTAGACCATGCTCTTCGCAAAAATTAATATACTCTCTACAGGCAACATAAAGCCTTGTCCTTGAACCATCTTTTCGAGCATCTTCAACCATTTTCCTATACTTTTGTTCATTAACCCTACACCATTCAACATTTACCTCAGCCACTAAAAGTTCCATTATTATCATACCAAGCTTTGCTTCGTATGATTCAATCTGGCTCCCCCATTCAGACACTAACCAATTGCAAAGAAGAAATATCTCTTTTTTATCTTGATATTGATAGTAAATAGCACAGCAAGAAGTAATCCCTTTTTTAGATAATGGGTCATTAGAGTCAATTTCATTTTTAGCCACATAGCAGTCTTCTTCCTTAAATTTCTCAAAGACATCGTTAACAAATCCTTTTTGTTCTAATGTGTCGTTTTCATTAATATTAATATCTACTGTTTCTTCCTTCCAAAGATAGACTACTCTAATCTCTCCTTCATCATTCTTCCTTAACCGAATGATACAAGGAACCCTAAATACCCTTCCCATTGCTTCAAGATAGGTTTTTAGAACCTCACCTGGTTCACTTTTTCCCCTTGGCACATTACTGAATTCTCTAATAAAACGCTCAAATAAATCTGCTATCCGTTTATTATCATCCAGTTCAAATTCTCTTTCTGTCATTTTTTCCAAGACTCCTTTCTACAGCTTCGGTAAATTCAAATAAGTCTGCGGGTTTTTCTACATAAAATAAAGGTGGGGGGGTTACTGACATTATCGCCTTTTTATCACTTTCATCAATGATAGCTGAAAGAACAATCACTGACACATCAGAGGCTGTCTTTGCTCCCTCTATCCTTCCCTCTCTCAGTGCCTCAAGTAACCTTATCCCCACCTGGCGTGGTGGTGTGTTAGAAGAAACTATGCTTTCTCCTCCCACAGGTTTCATCCTGATGTCTAAGATGACCAGGTCAAATCTTCTTTCCTTTAACAAATTCGTTGCTTTTAAATCATCCTCTGCAACAGTAAAGGAATAATCAGGATGTTGTTCCCTTATAAACCCTATTTGCTGATTAATTCCCCTTTCAAGTTGGTCCTCAATCCATAAGATTTCAGCCATATCATTCCTCCTTTTTGATTGACAAAGCATCTATAATT
This window harbors:
- a CDS encoding response regulator, giving the protein MAEILWIEDQLERGINQQIGFIREQHPDYSFTVAEDDLKATNLLKERRFDLVILDIRMKPVGGESIVSSNTPPRQVGIRLLEALREGRIEGAKTASDVSVIVLSAIIDESDKKAIMSVTPPPLFYVEKPADLFEFTEAVERSLGKNDRKRI